Genomic DNA from Magnolia sinica isolate HGM2019 chromosome 4, MsV1, whole genome shotgun sequence:
TCATACCAAACTTCAGATTTGCCCATTACCATTGGTCAAAACCATTTATGCAATATACGAAAAGAGCGTGCATTGTCCAGTGTTGCTTGTTTCAAATAATCAGTCTTGCTCGAGTGAATCTGGACCATGTATATGCAATCACTAATCATATGATCCTGCTAGATACATGATAGACACGGTCATAGCATTCTAAAGTTCAAACTCAAATGGTCCAAGACAATTGATGCATTGAAATTTGTGTTTCCAGTGCACAAGTGTAAGAAGTTTATGGATACTTGCGTCTGAGGGCCCTAATGCCTTGGCTAGATGAATCTCATGATAACTATCTGTCCCTGACAAGTGAAGCCATGGATGGTTTGCATAGCTCTCGTCATGGATCATCTGGGTTAGCCTTGGTTGAATGGAGGATCACTTACATGATTGGCCAGGCCCCATGGTGGAAGCATGTTCACAAGCAATGTGTAGGCCGTTTTGAACGATCCAATGCATTAATCATTGATTGTCCATCATAATTAGGTCATGAATAATCGTCTATTAAGGTTACAAATCTAAGTCCCTTCAGATCACGGTCTCCCAACGTTTATGATAACAAAAGTGGTAATTCACCCCTCAGTGGGATGACGCGATCGGCTCATGGATGCAAACTAGGATTAAACCCACAGTAGAGTGCAATGTGACTAAAATCGCCCTCGCAGTACAGTGCAAAGTGATATACATGACTCATGATGGGGTGTAACACTTATTGGATGAATCCATGACCATGTGATCCAGACCCGCCATCTTACACGACAGCACTGGTATGACAAGTTGATGAACATGGGGTGTTCCATCCAACCACACGTACAATTTTCAGCACCCCTCAGTGGGATTCTGACATGGATGTGTAGATGTCTGTGTATCACCATATCAATTCACTTGTTCAatggatagtgagtgaatgacaATCGATCTTTTAAAATCCCAGGAAGAATGACTTTTACCTGATGCTTGGTTAATGCTTGATTGATCAAATTCATCACATTATCACATGATGATTCATTCCCCTGCATATATGTATAGGTTGCAATAAACATGTCTGTTAATCCATATTTGAGACCCTAGAGACAGATAAGTCACAATTCACATGGTGATGGTTACATATGCGGGACTTTGTGGGTTCCTAGGATTGAGACACCACTAGTGAAAAAGCAAGAAAGCTCGTGTTCCTAATGTTATCCTAGGCAACGTTGTCAAAATTGCTATCGTATCGCAAACcgtaataggggttgaattgtAATGAATAGCAAATCGTatcgtaaatcgtaagatttttatgattttcttaaaattttagaaaaaaatctaaaaattataaataaatgagaaaagaagaagaaaaaactcatcaatcatccttttGACATCAATATGTACCAAGTAATACCATATCATGATAGTGTTCAAGGATTCTTaactttcctttatttttttgtctttcaCAAAATTTCCCCTCAAACACATAcgaggatcctttaataatttatgttctttttACCTTCCTTGAATGaagaatcacattggaaaagtGGCAATTGATTTTGTGGACCAATaagaaaagatattttgatttctaaccatcattccacaatacatatatgTCAACATATTCATAACcatccattaaaaaataaaaaataaaaaaatccacatCAATTTGGTATTTCGACCATTTAAGAAGTTCATTAAAAAGACAAAAGCTCCATCATTTAATGCTGACGAGAATATATCATTCAATATCTTAttcagaataaaataaataatttaccttttctaaatgattcttaaagccccaccaatttaaaaacataaaatgaaagacaagtgaagcttaaaatagaagggaaaaaatataatttgaactgtaaatcatagTATTTAAATCGTAGAATCATTGGATTCGTATAAAAAGGGATTTGAGGTGGAATTCAAattgttttgcttaagattcaactcaaattgttaatcataaattgtaggattttgacaacgaTCTTAGggtcttcttgttcttcttttgcCTCATATCATTAGATGAGATTGAATAGCTGCTGCATAAGAGCAAGATCTGTGATGAGTGTTGCCTAACATGGACATGGATGGTCGTGAGTTTGATATGGTGAGCATCACTATTGTTGACTTTCTCTATTGTCGAAGTCGATAAATTTTTACTCAAATGATTTAGGATTTGTAGCTTGTTATTAGCAAGTTACATTGTGAAAATTAGTTtactatttttatatatttttgtcaATTTTATTAGgtatttaacttctttttttaatttttttaattagagGCTTGTCGGATTTCAGAGTACCCGACTATCCAACTTCTTTGGATAATATTTGCATCCGACCCACATGATAATATGTATCCAACCCTACATTGGAGAATATCtgaatccatatccatatccgaTGTCCAAGTCAGATATCGGATACCGATATTGCAATATCCAACTCGTTTACAGCCCTAGTAATGGTATAGAATGCAAGAAATCCACTAATATATTCACTTTGATTAATTATAAATTTTACCCACGCCAATAATGTATAGGCCTGGCTCATCTTCTTGTCTGAAAATTATACACAATAAGGGATAAAATCTATTTCCCTAGGTTACATTTATAATCAGAAAGTGTTAAACTGATATAACAAATACTTAAATCATACAAAAAATTAGCAAAGCATGCCATGACATGTAGTGTTATAGAATAATATCTGGATAGTATATGCTATTAAACATTAGTATTATAGCATATGAAATCTCAAACACATCGACAGAATAGGACAATTGAGTTTAAACGATAAATTTCCAAATCTATTATTGTTCATTTCTAGGGATGTTTCTCGCTGCACTAATGGTAAATCATATCATGCAATTTGcagtttttatgcttttattttcATCTTTCCTTTTACTAATAAACCAGTAAGCAATCTAGTATAAACTAAATGCAAAGTTGCAAACCTCTTTGTTTCTGGTTTTACAAGTGAAGATATGATTTGGAAGAGAAACTCCTCAGGGATTGGATAGGTGTAATATCAGAGGATAGGGGAACTGATGGCACCTAGTGGAATGTACTGGCTGGTAGCCTATGTGGCCAGATGACCGTGGCTCCATTTTTTTCTGTTGATCCCCATTGTCTTTCGGCTTCCTCTTCATGGGCTCTTGTTTCAGGCCATTTTCCTTGtattattttcttgcttttattAAATGTGGTTGCCTCTTAAAAAATGACAACAACATACTTACAGGTTTTCTAGACATTCCTTGTACTCTATTTTCTTGACTCTATGCCTTTTCTTTACCAGCATACGGGGAGGACTTGATGAAGCTGCATCTTCGTCAAACACCCACAATTTAATGTTCTAATTGCAAATAGCTATGGGTGGTTCAGATGCTAACTCAATGCTTGATGTTAATCAATATAGATGATTAGACAGAAACACATACTATTCCAAGGGAAATTTGTCATTGGTATTTAATTGTTTGCCAGTCTCATAAGAAGATTAGGCCCAGTAGGCCAAGTTTAAGGATCCAGAAAGAACTTATCGAAGGGATTGATTCTTCTTGCTCCAATTAACCTCAGAGGAGCAATCTCTAGTTGAGAAAAACACCTGGCAACTACTCATCGCATGAGAATAGGCTTGGGACTTTCGGCAGAGGGCTATAAACTCGCTAATATTAAGATGGACAAAGGCATAGCCTCGCAATGCAATGTTAGACGAACTTTCAAAGGATTGAAAGGTTGGAGAGATGATGTAGGTAGATACATCTATTGTGCCTCTTTTATAAGGTTGTGGCTTGCAAGTCCTAGCATAAAAATAAGTAGGACTCATTTACTTTTCCAGCTTCTGCAGCGGAGAGATTGGATGGTTGTTGTTTCAATAAATGGAAACATGGACATGGAAGTATCCCATAAATAGAGAGTTTGCTTGCTCCACATGTAGCAAAAGAGCATATTTAGAGAATGATTAAGAAGACTTTGATGAAGCTCCGCCACTTGGATAATCAAAGGGAGGAGGGTCTACAAAATCAGAGAGAAGGAGAACATTGTATGTTAGAACCATTTCATAGGATGTAGGAAGTGCTGCAATTTTGTTATCTAGCCATATGCATCATTGGTTCTTCAAAGGATCTATCGAAAAAAGCAAACCGGCAACCACACTCAAAATGAACTCTCTTCCTCAATCGGGATCAGCAATCTATTATGGCAAGTTGATGATGAGTCTAAAGCTAGAGGATGGTGAGTTTATTATGGTAATCACAATCCAAAATGCCCAAGCAAGAAGATAGAAGCACTCCTACTTTGGATCCCATAACCTCCGTCAACTCCTTGAGATTACCATTAATAGGTTCGCTTTTAGAGAGGTTCTCTTTTTGTCCCAAAACTACCTCAAAGCATCTCAAGATCATTTCCAAGTTCACCATTTCTTCCATTTTTAGCATCACAAAACAGATTGTGCAATCCACAAACTGCAGAAGCGATGCTTTAAGATTTGCCTGGCCAGCCTTTACCCATTAATCAGCCCCTCTCCTTTCAATTATGCTAAACGTTAGAGTAAAAGAAATAATTTAATAGCACAAGAAAGGGATGAGATAGCAACCCCTTTTCcaagaaaataataaaagcaaAGTGCTTCGAAATCAATCTCATTGGTTTAGGTGGCCATTTGAAATCACTCCCAATTGACAGTTGGTTAAATCTCTAATCAGTTTAACTTCATTTTGATCTGACCAAGAGGTTGGAGCAGCACAAAAAATGCAACCTAATATGGACTTTGGAATTTATCGCTTTTCCATTGTGCTGCCCCCAAAATAATATGTTGTTGGTTAAAGGTACTACTTGAATGAAGCAAATGCATTCCAACCCTACGAAGGTGTACTTCTGAAGCATACCCTTAACCATGACCCAGGATTGACATCTTTGACTGACTAAATTGGAATAGAAACTTAAGAAATAGAAGTGACTGCTAAATGAGGGAATCATCACACTTGCAAAATGACTGCTCCTGTTTTTGACAAGGCTTAAGCTCAAGAAGTGTGTAAGATACTAAGATGGGATGAAACCACACTGTATAATTAACCACACACCATGTTTTACTAACTAATCAGAATAGACCTTCTGTAGGAATCAAAAGTTTTAATGCAGACAAGAGAACTATCACTTCAAATCTAGGCAAAGGATGAAATCATATTCCAAGTTCAATTTCCTAATGCCACCTATATGACATGGACACTCTTCTTCATATCTACATCCATTCAGAACACATGCAGAACTAATAATTGCTTAATGCACAACCTGTTTAAATCTTGTTGAACTTTAAAATGTCTCCTTTCTTactggtttttcttttctttttttctttttgaaagatgatgcaGCATTATTAAGGCCAGCagccaaaaaagaaaatagagcacatagaaagaaaaaataaataaatacacaaAATAACTCAAAACAGAAACAAAAGGGACCAACGCAAAACAAACTAAACCAACAAACACCCTCAGAGAGCCCACTCCCGAATATACAAAGGCACCCGATTGCAAACCCCTACCTCCAAGCCCCTGAGGTTATGGAAGCAGCAATTATTTCTTTCAAACTAGATAGACAAAATAATGGTGAGCATCGCGAATTCGCGATCCTCCACCTTGCAGCCATCAGGAGAATCTCACAACAATTCAAGTTTAACGACAACTTGAAACTAgcctaatattttatattttcatgttttgtaaTGCTGTCGATATCATGACATTCTCAAATATGTGCAACATCTTCAAGTATATCTGTCAGTACCCATGCAGCATTTGATGGCTGCATTCAGCATGATATTATGAATGACTTGGCATATTTTTGTCGTTGTTTTATGCTATAGAATGATCAAATACATTCTTTATCTCCCAACATATCCCTTCAACAGCTAAGTATCAAGTAGCATAGAATAACTCGAGTCCAGTGATCTTCCAAGCATACCTTCACCGAGAAAAAATAGTGCCTGATAGGGTGATAAAAGTGACATGAAAAACTTTTTaaaacctttccaaaaaaaaaacaagaatgtTTAGGGGGAAAAAAAGTTACTTCTAAAATAACCGCAATCATTGCTAGCTGATTAAGTTTGGGTTGCCGGTGGTATTTATTCACTACAGAAAATACTGAGAAATATTTCCAGCAGTTGGCCAACAAATTGCCATCGTGAAAGTGAAGGAGtgaaatgagatatatctaaaacGAAGTGAAAAAGAAAATCCCATTGTAACAATACCAGGAGAAATCTGTATCTACATCAACAAAATCATGCACAAAGGAATTCCATAACATTTTAAAAGACCATGCAGATGATGATTAACAATAAATGTTCATCTAGCACCAACAACTCAAGAAACCTAATAACAACGATTGAGCATAACTCATAGGGAACTGGCATAAAGCAATCAACATGAAATGGTGCAGATTAGCTATAAACTTTAGAAGTCAAATCAAATTCGGACGAATACATAAGTGAAGAAAAGCAAATTTGCATAGACTACGGTTTGTCACTTTCTTTCACTTAACATGGAAGGAACTGTTGTGGATTACCTATAAACTGTAAATTAATCAAATTTGCACAAATGCATAAGAGACAAAAACAGATTTGCCTAGCATATGGTTTTTGTCACTTCCTTTCACTTGATATATCAGTGACCAGCTCTTTGTACATATGGCAAACGTGAACGAGCTTCAAAACAATAATCATGTACACTATACTTTGGAAGAACCATatgccaaaaatcacactgagttggcaatcctaaccattcaattggaGGAATTTTCagaaaagaaaaatggatgattaCCATAAAGTAAACCAAAATTTCCATTGAGAgcattttttttccctaaaatccTCCAAtccaagggttaggattgtccaattcaTGTGAAATTTAGTATGTGGTGCATCCAAGTAGGGTCTAACTAATGATCGGCTTGGATCTCATACACGTAACATCTTTACCATATGCATAAAACACGTTTCACTGGTAAGTTATTTTCTTTTTGATCGAACGTGTCACTGAAAAGtaaagcaggaaaaaaaaaagggtgagaATGCCCTAGGTTTGCCAAATCCACTGACATGCTAGGATATAATGGATATGGCacagaaaaaggaaaagatgggTTTTTATAATTATTATAGAAGTATCTAATGCATGACCAATTTGGGTATATTAACCATTTTAAGTATCTGCATATCACTGCTAGTACAGTTGTCATACCTGAAAGCTAATTTCTACGGACAATCATTGAAAAGTGAAATGAAGTACATATCCTAGCAAGAAATAAACTCACCCGATTGAAGTTTGCAATTAAAGAGATAGTAACCCAGCCCTGTTCATCCATATTCCTCCGCAAGTAAATGTCCTTGCATAAATTCTCAGAACTGCAAAACACGTACACAAGAAGCATGGGATGTGAAGTTACAAAAtgcagaagatgaagaagaacagcaTTGACAAGGAACACACAATATCCAATCTCATTGAGTCACAGAGATAAATAATTGAGTAATAGACAATTAAATGACTCTTGATTATAataaacctatgtaatagtctattgcaTTGTGCCTGTGagagttttatgctctcattgccggtcccAGCCCAAATAAAAGAGAGTTGCATCAGCTTGGCAGCcagcatcaaacttatgccaaCACTTCTAACATAAATCCGAACAATAAGAAATACCCCAATTGGTTGGGAATTGGGATAgcgcttagatgatgatgatgttgatgtcaAAGTTACAGAAATCCAAAGTATAAAGACGAAGAACAGCATTAAGAAAGAACACACACCATCCAATCTCCGTCCCtccattctctttttttttccttttcttttcttttcttttctttctttctttctttctttctttctttttttgttttggatAGTGTTCCACTTCCATCAGTATTTCCTCAGCCCAATAAACTGTACATGTGGATCGACTCATAGGACCTTTTAGTGGACCGAATCATCCATATGGCAGGGCCTATTGTGCACAGTAGACAATGCAAAAACATCCCAATCAGATGAACCTGACACCCATAAAATGTAGACTATTGGTTATAATTGTCTATCTTCATTGGATGTCTAGGATCATCTGAAATCAGATGGAGGTCCATCTGATGATGGGGCCACCAAGATCAGTGGCCCAGGTTACCAGAAGTTGGGACTCACCTGTACTTTTTtttagagaaagagaaagagatggtACTCACTTGTACAATTGCTgcgttgaacaaaaaaaaaaaactatgttgTTTCTTCCAATAGAGCATCCTATGACACATCAAGATTAGCTAGACAAATGCATGTTGAACTACCTGAAATAATAATCTATCTGCTTCATTAACGTTGTCCGCAACTGAGGATCTGGGGCAGTAAAATACATTGCAGGAGTGGGTACATGAGCAACAAACGGCATCcctctaaaagcatctggatgcGGAGCTGTATAATACCCTGGTGAAGGCATCTCTGAAACAGATAGAGATCATTGTCAGcaccaaaacaaaacaaagaagtCCTTAAGTTCCACAAGCAGACACAGCTTACCGTGGAAGCTGACAGGATTCCCAAGAGGCCGAACTGGTGGGGGAGGAATAAACGTAGTAGAAAGAGGTGGCGGTCTGATAAAATTCCTCGCCGCAACTCTCGGGTGCTGTTGCATGTGGGGATCTCTACCGTTAAAACTTCGGTTCGGATTCCAATCATAATTCGGACGTTCCGGATCCCGCCGATTCCCATGGTTGTTATTATAGAAGCCATCGCCACGAGGATGGGGCCCACCTCCAATGCCTCTCCGGGCACGAGGGTGATCGTTACCAACATGGGGCCTTGGTCCACCCTCCCAATTATTCGTCTTGTGAGCAAAGTCTCTAGAAGAATCCGGAACCACTGCCGGTGCCGGTGTCTTATCAGAAGCATTGTGAGGAATTTCAGATGGTGCCGCAGGCCCACCATTGTTGGTGGGCCCGCTGATCCGCTTCATCGATTTCTGGCGGACCGGGACTGTATGGTTTGGAGTTGAATTATGGTTTGGATTATTAGTAGTTTGCTTCTGTGGAGAAGATGCAATCAACGGCGCCTAAACATATGCACgcagaaacaaaacaaaaccaaaatacatGAAAATTCATACAAAATTCAACAACATCAGAAAAcacaaaattaaaaaagaaaaagtgaagtACCTGTGATGGGGAGACCGATCCATCTGAGAGAGCCTTCAGAGAATCCGATGACGATCTAGGAGACGCCCGAGCGGATTCGGAGAGAGCGGGCCACGACGCCCCCATAACAGTGGCCGCCTCAACAACCCCGTTGGAAAGCTTGTTCCAAGCGGGCCTCTTCGCCTGCCCGACATTGGTATCGCCGTTGTTGTTACAGCTGTCAGAGGTCTCAGGCGGCCCCGCCTCCGCCACAGCAGCGTTATCCGAGGACTTCGAAGGGGAGCGATCGGAATCGGCCATGAGCTCCGGCGAGGGGATCGCAGAGGGTGATGGCGGCGCGGCggtggggcctgcttcaggctcGCTACCACGGACGACGTGGGCCCAAGCAGATGGAAGATTTCGGGCGGTCCGGCGTGATCGAGGGCTGTAAATTCCGTCGCCGCTTGATAATGCT
This window encodes:
- the LOC131243546 gene encoding la-related protein 1C-like isoform X1; amino-acid sequence: MSPTPDSPSNNSSPRLSALSSGDGIYSPRSRRTARNLPSAWAHVVRGSEPEAGPTAAPPSPSAIPSPELMADSDRSPSKSSDNAAVAEAGPPETSDSCNNNGDTNVGQAKRPAWNKLSNGVVEAATVMGASWPALSESARASPRSSSDSLKALSDGSVSPSQAPLIASSPQKQTTNNPNHNSTPNHTVPVRQKSMKRISGPTNNGGPAAPSEIPHNASDKTPAPAVVPDSSRDFAHKTNNWEGGPRPHVGNDHPRARRGIGGGPHPRGDGFYNNNHGNRRDPERPNYDWNPNRSFNGRDPHMQQHPRVAARNFIRPPPLSTTFIPPPPVRPLGNPVSFHEMPSPGYYTAPHPDAFRGMPFVAHVPTPAMYFTAPDPQLRTTLMKQIDYYFSSENLCKDIYLRRNMDEQGWVTISLIANFNRVKQLTNDVQFILDAMRSSSVVEVMGEKIRKRGDWMQWPLPPVTPNANALAARMQNVGLEGAASHNSMRGSSPDAPTDGVLSRSSSGDSGSPLQAAVPGGTSNGEGITQASVRVG
- the LOC131243546 gene encoding la-related protein 1C-like isoform X2; translated protein: MADSDRSPSKSSDNAAVAEAGPPETSDSCNNNGDTNVGQAKRPAWNKLSNGVVEAATVMGASWPALSESARASPRSSSDSLKALSDGSVSPSQAPLIASSPQKQTTNNPNHNSTPNHTVPVRQKSMKRISGPTNNGGPAAPSEIPHNASDKTPAPAVVPDSSRDFAHKTNNWEGGPRPHVGNDHPRARRGIGGGPHPRGDGFYNNNHGNRRDPERPNYDWNPNRSFNGRDPHMQQHPRVAARNFIRPPPLSTTFIPPPPVRPLGNPVSFHEMPSPGYYTAPHPDAFRGMPFVAHVPTPAMYFTAPDPQLRTTLMKQIDYYFSSENLCKDIYLRRNMDEQGWVTISLIANFNRVKQLTNDVQFILDAMRSSSVVEVMGEKIRKRGDWMQWPLPPVTPNANALAARMQNVGLEGAASHNSMRGSSPDAPTDGVLSRSSSGDSGSPLQAAVPGGTSNGEGITQASVRVG
- the LOC131243546 gene encoding la-related protein 1C-like isoform X3, whose product is MSPTPDSPSNNSSPRLSALSSGDGIYSPRSRRTARNLPSAWAHVVRGSEPEAGPTAAPPSPSAIPSPELMADSDRSPSKSSDNAAVAEAGPPETSDSCNNNGDTNVGQAKRPAWNKLSNGVVEAATVMGASWPALSESARASPRSSSDSLKALSDGSVSPSQAPLIASSPQKQTTNNPNHNSTPNHTVPVRQKSMKRISGPTNNGGPAAPSEIPHNASDKTPAPAVVPDSSRDFAHKTNNWEGGPRPHVGNDHPRARRGIGGGPHPRGDGFYNNNHGNRRDPERPNYDWNPNRSFNGRDPHMQQHPRVAARNFIRPPPLSTTFIPPPPVRPLGNPVSFHEMPSPGYYTAPHPDAFRGMPFVAHVPTPAMYFTAPDPQLRTTLMKQIDYYFSSENLCKDIYLRRNMDEQGWVTISLIANFNRVKQLTNDVQFILDAMRSSSVVEVMSSLVCILCVFSSPCRVRK